CTCCTCTTCACTCTCTTTTTCCTTATTTAATTCTATACCTATTTTAGAGCTTAAAGTTTTTAAATCACTTTCAGCACTTTTTATTTTTTGAGCATATTCTTCGTTTTCAAACTCCAATGATTTCTCTCTATCTAGCAGTCTTTTTAGTTCATTATTTGAATGTTTAAGGCGTTCCTCAGTTAAAACTATACTATTTTTTATCTCGCTATATCTATTTTCAACACTATAATAACTATTCTCTACAAAATTAAATAATTTCTCAAAAGTACCTAAAAACTTTTTTAACTTTAGATATATATTTAATATATTGTTATATGCAGAAGTAAATTCCTCAATATAACTATTCAAAACCTTCTTTTTATCACTAATACCGCCTAGCTTTTTTGAGACCTTCACATAATCAATAAATAAAATCTTTTTCTTTATTTCATCCCTTTGTTCTAATAATTTATTATATTCCTTAAGCTCTAAAAGCTGTTTATATAAAACCTTCTTATTCTCCTCAACCTCCCTTAAGATATCAGCTACCCTTTCTAAATTGCTTAAAGATTCCTCAAGTTTATTTAATGATTCTTTCTTTTTATCCCTATAGTTAATAATGCCTGCAAATTCCTCAAATATATCCCTCAACTGCTCACTTGATGCCTGTACAATTTTATCAATTTTTCCCTGTTCAATTAACACTATACTCTTATAACTTATGCCATTATCATAGAGAAATTCCTTAATATCCTTTAATCTACAATTTTTATTATTTATTAAATATTTCCTTTCCCCACTTCTGTAAAGTTTTCTAGTAATTGTTAATTCTGAAAATGAACCCCATTTATTTGAAATCTCTTCATCTATATCAGTGAATGTTATTGAAACAGTTGCAAAATTGGCTTTTTGTCTATTTGCAGATCCGTTAAAGAGTATATCTTCTATATTATCCCCTCTTAATTCTTTAACATTTTGCTCACCTAAAGCCCACTTAAAAGCATCTAAAATATTACTTTTACCTGAACCATTAGGACCAACAATGCAAGAGACACCTTCATCAAAATTAATGGTAACTTTAGAAGCAAAAGACTTAAAACCTTGAATAGTTAAAGCCTTTAAACGCAATAATTAATCCCTTACAAGCTTTTTCAAGGTATAGGGCAATATTCCCCCATTCTTAAAGTATTCTATTTCAATATCCAAATATGCAGCACATCTTACATTAAACTCTTTTTTAGATCCATCTTCTTTCTCAGCTATAACCTTTAAAAGAGCATTTGGGGCTAGTTTATCTAAACCATATATTGAATATTTCTCTTTACCAGTTAAATTTAAGCTTTTAATATTTTGTCCATCTACAAAGAGCAGTGGGAGTACCCCCATACCTAAAAGATTTGCCCTATGTATCCTTTCGAATGACTCAGCTATAACTGCTTTAATACCTAACAATGCAGTTCCCTTTGCAGCCCAATCCCTTGAAGAACCACTACCATATTCCTTACCAGCTAAAACAATTAGAGGTGTATTCTCCTTTTTA
This Deferribacterota bacterium DNA region includes the following protein-coding sequences:
- a CDS encoding AAA family ATPase is translated as MRLKALTIQGFKSFASKVTINFDEGVSCIVGPNGSGKSNILDAFKWALGEQNVKELRGDNIEDILFNGSANRQKANFATVSITFTDIDEEISNKWGSFSELTITRKLYRSGERKYLINNKNCRLKDIKEFLYDNGISYKSIVLIEQGKIDKIVQASSEQLRDIFEEFAGIINYRDKKKESLNKLEESLSNLERVADILREVEENKKVLYKQLLELKEYNKLLEQRDEIKKKILFIDYVKVSKKLGGISDKKKVLNSYIEEFTSAYNNILNIYLKLKKFLGTFEKLFNFVENSYYSVENRYSEIKNSIVLTEERLKHSNNELKRLLDREKSLEFENEEYAQKIKSAESDLKTLSSKIGIELNKEKESEEE